The Maniola hyperantus chromosome 12, iAphHyp1.2, whole genome shotgun sequence genome has a segment encoding these proteins:
- the mRpL32 gene encoding large ribosomal subunit protein bL32m → MIARVHHLKNILKNVEKNVLQIFGFPPRELALAYTYEKQLPQPKKFSIQDIIGDGIVLAVPKFRRTVEKRLKRKFGSPEYVWKMLVPKTNIIVCNDCGHYHERGYICGHCYKKVEAETKEIQDKIQEKLGNLKPIESEVIVLYNGENLPEQPKEFWQGKRIIEMKKDRPQWFSKNLLQKSTQQPSQSKDVKPTDLA, encoded by the exons ATGATAGCTCGTGTCCACCACCTGAAGAATATATTAAAGAATGTTGAAAAAAATGTCCTACAAATATTTGGATTTCCACCTAGAG agtTAGCTTTGGCATATACTTATGAAAAACAACTGCCACAACCCAAAAAGTTTTCCATTCAAGACATTATAGGAGATGGTATTGTGCTAGCTGTACCCAAATTCAGGAGAACTGTGGAAAAAAGGTTGAAGAGAAAGTTTGGAAGTCCTGAATATGTGTGGAAAATGTTAGTACCAAAAACTAACATCATTGTTTGCAATGATTGCGGACATTACCATGAGCGTGGCTATATCTGTG GCCATTGTTATAAAAAAGTGGAAGCAGAAACAAAAGAAATTCAAGATAAAATCCAGGAAAAATTAGGCAACCTAAAACCAATTGAAAGTGAGGTCATTGTTTTATATAATGGGGAGAACTTGCCAGAACAG ccCAAAGAGTTCTGGCAAGGGAAAAGGATAATTGAAATGAAGAAAGATAGACCACAATGGTTCAGTAAGAATCTTTTGCAGAAGTCAACACAACAACCATCACAATCTAAAGATGTTAAACCTACTGATTTAGCTTAG
- the spn-F gene encoding protein spindle-F isoform X1 gives MDSSSIVSFNNDSTYQTTIKADYSNVHELALHAMRDRCLLLQRRINTLETDNMRLKLDITKATEKSEYTPNLQEDDKVSLHQKIAELNKQKSQLLHHVFMVSCENKNLWNKLSSLKGSEKSVRDRPKQPLVRTNTYIHSTPKYNTQNQEKYSDSSLEEISLKLINSYIQEKSQLVEQYEQMTQLQDMDDDILNMDSIGFTYMEDPATDSLKEIHSQTEKLQCLKKGLSKQEKDLKTVVSRIETIMKEGYKCPSCLASKSKSVICENKETETSDSLLGRPQMDSSSNDFEDNNTTANINSGNYQDGDENCEPFDKMCPICGEKYQKDTAFADFQTHVEHHFVGENEEDSMENSGTVPNSLDIVM, from the exons ATGGATTCGTCATCTATTGTAAgttttaataatgattcaaCTTACCAAACAACAATAAAAGCAGATTATAGTAACGTCCATGAATTGGCGCTTCATGCTATGAGAGATCGATGTCTACTACTTCAACGAAGAATAAACACCCTGGAAACAGACAATATGCGGTTAAAGTTGGATATTACCAAAGCAACAGAAAAATCTGAATATACACCTAATCTTCAAGAAGATGACAAAGTATCTCTGCATCAAAAGATAGCTGAGCTTAATAAACAGAAATCGCAACTGCTGCATCACGTCTTTATGGTTTCGTGTGAAAACAAGAACCTGTGGAATAAGCTGTCCAGCTTAAAGGGATCGGAAAAGTCAGTGCGAGATCGTCCAAAACAACCTCTGGTACGCACtaacacatacatacacagtACTCCCAAATACAATACACAAAATCAAGAAAAATACTCAGACTCTAGTTTGGAAGAAATATCTTTGAaattaataaacagttatatACAGGAAAAGTCGCAACTTGTAGAACAATATGAACAAATGACACAATTACAAGACATGgatgatgatattttaaacATGGATTCAATAGGATTTACATATATGGAAGATCCAGCTACTGATTCACTCAAAGAAATTCATAGTCAAACTGAAAAGTTACAGTGTCTCAAGAAAGGTTTATCCAAACaagaaaaagatttaaaaactGTAGTATCAAGAATAGAAACAATAATGAAAG AAGGCTACAAATGTCCCTCATGCCTGGCAAgtaaatcaaaaagtgtaatatgCGAAAACAAAGAAACAGAAACCAGTGATAGCCTTCTTGGAAGGCCGCAAATGGATTCTAGCAGTAATGACTTTGAGGACAATAATACTACAGCAAATATAAATTCAGGGAATTACCAAGATGGTGATGAAAATTGTGAACCATTCGATAAGATGTGTCCAATATGTGGAGAAAAGTATCAAAAAGATACTGCATTCGCAGACTTCCAGACACATGTAGAACACCATTTTGTTGGTGAAAATGAAGAAGATTCTATGGAAAACTCTGGTACAGTTCCAAATTCATTGGATATTGTGATGTGA
- the spn-F gene encoding protein spindle-F isoform X2, producing the protein MDSSSIVSFNNDSTYQTTIKADYSNVHELALHAMRDRCLLLQRRINTLETDNMRLKLDITKATEKSEYTPNLQEDDKVSLHQKIAELNKQKSQLLHHVFMVSCENKNLWNKLSSLKGSEKSVRDRPKQPLEKSQLVEQYEQMTQLQDMDDDILNMDSIGFTYMEDPATDSLKEIHSQTEKLQCLKKGLSKQEKDLKTVVSRIETIMKEGYKCPSCLASKSKSVICENKETETSDSLLGRPQMDSSSNDFEDNNTTANINSGNYQDGDENCEPFDKMCPICGEKYQKDTAFADFQTHVEHHFVGENEEDSMENSGTVPNSLDIVM; encoded by the exons ATGGATTCGTCATCTATTGTAAgttttaataatgattcaaCTTACCAAACAACAATAAAAGCAGATTATAGTAACGTCCATGAATTGGCGCTTCATGCTATGAGAGATCGATGTCTACTACTTCAACGAAGAATAAACACCCTGGAAACAGACAATATGCGGTTAAAGTTGGATATTACCAAAGCAACAGAAAAATCTGAATATACACCTAATCTTCAAGAAGATGACAAAGTATCTCTGCATCAAAAGATAGCTGAGCTTAATAAACAGAAATCGCAACTGCTGCATCACGTCTTTATGGTTTCGTGTGAAAACAAGAACCTGTGGAATAAGCTGTCCAGCTTAAAGGGATCGGAAAAGTCAGTGCGAGATCGTCCAAAACAACCTCTG GAAAAGTCGCAACTTGTAGAACAATATGAACAAATGACACAATTACAAGACATGgatgatgatattttaaacATGGATTCAATAGGATTTACATATATGGAAGATCCAGCTACTGATTCACTCAAAGAAATTCATAGTCAAACTGAAAAGTTACAGTGTCTCAAGAAAGGTTTATCCAAACaagaaaaagatttaaaaactGTAGTATCAAGAATAGAAACAATAATGAAAG AAGGCTACAAATGTCCCTCATGCCTGGCAAgtaaatcaaaaagtgtaatatgCGAAAACAAAGAAACAGAAACCAGTGATAGCCTTCTTGGAAGGCCGCAAATGGATTCTAGCAGTAATGACTTTGAGGACAATAATACTACAGCAAATATAAATTCAGGGAATTACCAAGATGGTGATGAAAATTGTGAACCATTCGATAAGATGTGTCCAATATGTGGAGAAAAGTATCAAAAAGATACTGCATTCGCAGACTTCCAGACACATGTAGAACACCATTTTGTTGGTGAAAATGAAGAAGATTCTATGGAAAACTCTGGTACAGTTCCAAATTCATTGGATATTGTGATGTGA